From Anopheles coluzzii chromosome 3, AcolN3, whole genome shotgun sequence, the proteins below share one genomic window:
- the LOC120955475 gene encoding DNA topoisomerase 2 isoform X1 codes for MTDIRAMFANQQNGSAAAAAAATASPKIGGKSIEKIYQKKSQLEHILLRPDTYIGSVEMVKEPMWIFDKEANKMVQRDITYVPGLYKIFDEILVNAADNKQRDPKMSTIKVEINQETNTISVWNDGHGIPVVMHKEEKMYVPTMIFGHLLTSSNYNDEEEKVTGGRNGYGAKLCNIFSTKFTVETASKQYKKCFKQTWGDNMSKTTEPKIKEDFFGNDYTKITFSPDLSKFKMEKLDDDIVGLLSRRAYDVAASTRGVSVYLNGTRVPVKNFKDYIDLFLRDTTDDVGAPVKMCYESVNERWEVAVAISERGFQQVSFVNSIATTKGGRHVDYVSDMIVKQLIEVLKKKNKGGVTIKPFQVKNHMWVFINCLIVNPTFDSQTKENMTLQSKSFGSKCALSEKFITAVSKSGIVESVLQWAKFKAQTDLAKTSGSKKSKIKGIPKLEDANDAGSRNSLNCTLILTEGDSAKTLAVSGLGVVGRDTYGVFPLRGKLLNVREATHKQILENAEINNLIKILGLQYKKKYLTMDDLKTLRYGKVMIMTDQDQDGSHIKGLLINFIHTNWPELLRLPFLEEFITPIVKATKKNGEELSFFSLPEFEEWKAETANSHTYNIKYYKGLGTSTSKEAKEYFQNMERHRILFRYEDTGDDDAIMLAFSKKAIEQRKDWLTAHMEECRHRKSVGLQERYLYTKTTKEISYKDFVNLELVLFSNSDNVRSIPCMLDGLKPGQRKVLYTCFKRDDKREVKVAQLAGSVAEKSAYHHGEMSLCSTIINLAQNYVGSNNINLLYPGGQFGTRLTGGKDSASPRYIFTMLSALTRHIFHPLDDPLLEYQYEDNQRIEPVWYLPIIPMLLINGADGIGTGWATKIPNHNPRDVIANIRRMLNGDEPKMLTPWYKNFRGVIESVGHQKYLTAGTVGLLDGKKIEISELPIGTWTQTYKENVLEPLLHGSDKAKAVIADYKEYNTDTTVRFVISFLPGEYEKLYAEEGGFHRLFKLTSSISTASMNAFDDKNYLKRYAHANEIFMEFYTVRLDFYGKRRAYLLGMLQAEADSLSDKARFIMEKCNGTLVVENKKRKALIDELIKRGYRADPIQEWKRRVQTNDEEEEDQQGEGEEEEEQEDVKPGKSTAGKGKGAGSSSVDPEKAFQRLTDVKKFNYLLGMSMWMLTEERKNEILKQRDQKLAELKSLEAKTVQGLWMDDLDALSRKLDEVEEKERLDAISTEKKLKAGMMKASAGGGRAKAVSRKTAIDDTKPSVDAEPVQFRMSEEMIKRLERAVAGKVKKEKKEPGENGEEGGGEMDEFDALVEGGTAGDKPKPKPRVKKEPKDPKAPKAPRAPRVKKEKGSPAEKGKRGRKKKATSSDEEDAFNSDLSGDDFASPVNVPTREKTGRRAAAAKKVNYSAMDMGDDGEDDDFNRSDDEMFDNNPEGGRKPGAADDSDVEVQDAPGASVIDLDDDDDSSPVKKKPGPVKKRALGPKATETTAGTKRGRKPAGSSSETDKPVKKAKKKVIDSEEEDSPSMDDDDDSDF; via the exons ATGACCGACATCCGG GCAATGTTTGCCAACCAGCAAAATGGCTCGGCAGCTGCCGCCGCGGCCGCCACAGCGAGCCCGAAGATTGGCGGTAAATCGATCGAAAAGATTTACCAGAAGAAATCGCAGCTAGAGCACATCCTGCTCCGACCGGACACATACATCGGGTCGGTTGAGATGGTAAAGGAACCGATGTGGATATTCGACAAGGAGGCGAACAAGATGGTGCAGCGCGACATCACGTACGTCCCGGGGCTGTACAAGATCTTCGACGAGATACTGGTGAACGCGGCGGACAACAAGCAGCGCGACCCGAAGATGAGCACGATCAAGGTGGAGATCAACCAGGAAACGAACACGATCTCGGTGTGGAACGACGGCCACGGCATACCGGTGGTGATGCACAAGGAGGAAAAGATGTACGTGCCGACGATGATCTTCGGGCATCTGCTCACCTCATCGAACTACAACGACGAGGAGGAGAAGGTGACGGGCGGCCGCAACGGGTACGGTGCGAAGCTGTGCAACATCTTCAGCACCAAGTTTACGGTCGAGACGGCGTCGAAGCAGTACAAGAAGTGCTTCAAGCAGACCTGGGGCGACAACATGTCCAAGACGACGGAGCCGAAGATCAAGGAGGACTTTTTCGGCAACGACTACACCAAGATCACCTTCTCGCCCGATCTGAGCAAGTTCAAGATGGAGAAGCTGGACGACGACATCGTCGGGCTGCTGTCGCGCCGTGCGTACGATGTGGCCGCGTCGACCCGGGGCGTCAGCGTCTACCTGAACGGGACGCGCGTGCCGGTGAAGAACTTCAAGGACTACATCGATCTGTTCCTGCGCGACACGACCGACGACGTGGGCGCACCGGTGAAGATGTGCTACGAGTCGGTGAACGAGCGCTGGGAGGTGGCGGTGGCCATCTCCGAGCGGGGCTTCCAGCAGGTCTCGTTCGTGAACTCGATCGCGACGACCAAGGGCGGCCGGCACGTCGACTACGTGTCCGACATGATCGTGAAGCAGCTGATCGAGgtgctgaagaagaagaacaagggCGGCGTCACGATCAAACCGTTCCAGGTGAAGAACCACATGTGGGTGTTCATCAACTGTCTGATCGTGAACCCGACGTTCGACTCGCAGACGAAGGAAAACATGACGCTGCAGTCGAAGAGCTTCGGCTCGAAGTGCGCACTGTCGGAGAAGTTCATCACGGCCGTGTCGAAGAGCGGCATCGTCGAGTCGGTGCTgcagtgggccaagtttaagGCGCAAACCGACCTGGCCAAAACGTCCGGCTCGAAAAAGTCGAAGATCAAGGGCATCCCGAAGCTGGAGGACGCGAACGATGCCGGCTCGCGCAACTCGCTCAACTGCACGCTCATCCTCACCGAGGGAGACTCGGCCAAAACGCTCGCCGTGTCCGGGCTGGGGGTGGTCGGGCGCGACACGTACGGCGTGTTTCCGCTGCGCGGTAAGCTGCTGAACGTGCGCGAGGCAACGCACAAGCAGATCCTGGAGAATGCGGAAATTAACAATCTGATCAAGATCCTCGGCCTGCAGTACAAGAAGAAGTACCTCACGATGGACGATCTGAAGACGCTCCGGTACGGCAAGGTGATGATCATGACCGATCAGGATCAGGACGGGTCGCACATCAAGGGGCTGCTGATTAACTTCATCCACACGAACTGGCCGgagctgctgcggctgccgTTCCTGGAGGAGTTCATTACGCCGATCGTGAAGGCGACGAAGAAGAATGGCGAGGAGCTGTCGTTCTTCTCGCTGCCCGAGTTCGAGGAGTGGAAGGCGGAAACGGCCAACTCGCACACGTACAACATCAAGTACTACAAGGGTTTGGGTACGTCCACGTCGAAGGAGGCGAAGGAGTACTTCCAGAACATGGAGCGGCACCGGATCCTGTTCCGGTACGAGGACACCGGGGACGACGATGCGATCATGCTCGCCTTCTCGAAGAAGGCGATCGAGCAGCGCAAGGACTGGCTGACGGCGCACATGGAGGAGTGCCGGCACCGGAAGTCGGTCGGGCTGCAGGAGCGCTACCTGTACACGAAGACGACCAAGGAGATCAGCTACAAGGACTTTGTCAACCTGGAGCTGGTACTGTTCTCCAACTCGGACAACGTGCGCTCCATTCCGTGCATGCTGGACGGGTTGAAGCCGGGCCAGCGCAAGGTGCTGTACACGTGCTTCAAGCGTGACGACAAGCGCGAGGTGAAGGTGGCCCAGCTGGCCGGTTCGGTGGCGGAAAAGTCCGCCTACCATCACGGCGAGATGTCGCTCTGCTCGACGATCATCAACCTGGCGCAGAACTACGtcggcagcaacaacatcaatcTGCTGTACCCGGGCGGTCAGTTCGGTACGCGGCTGACGGGTGGCAAGGACAGCGCCAGCCCCAGGTACATCTTCACGATGCTGTCCGCGCTGACGCGGCACATCTTCCATCCGCTCGACGATCCGCTGCTCGAGTACCAGTACGAGGATAATCAGCGCATCGAGCCGGTTTGGTATCTGCCGATCATTCCGATGCTGCTGATCAACGGGGCGGACGGTATCGGCACTGGGTGGGCTACGAAAATCCCCAACCACAATCCGCGCGACGTGATTGCCAACATTCGCCGCATGCTGAACGGCGACGAGCCGAAGATGCTGACGCCATGGTACAAAAACTTCCGCGGTGTGATCGAATCGGTCGGACATCAGAAGTACCTCACCGCGGGCACTGTGGGGCTGCTGGATGGGAAGAAGATTGAAATTTCCGAACTGCCGATCGGCACGTGGACGCAAACGTACAAGGAGAACGTGCTGGAGCCGCTGCTGCACGGGTCGGACAAGGCGAAGGCGGTCATTGCCGACTACAAGGAGTACAACACGGACACGACCGTGCGGTTCGTCATCTCCTTCCTGCCCGGCGAGTACGAGAAGCTGTACGCGGAGGAGGGCGGCTTCCACCGGCTGTTCAAGCTGACCAGCTCGATCTCGACCGCGTCGATGAACGCGTTCGACGACAAGAACTACCTGAAGCGGTACGCGCACGCGAACGAAATCTTCATGGAGTTCTACACGGTGCGGCTCGACTTTTACGGCAAGCGGCGGGCGTACCTGCTCGGCATGCTGCAGGCGGAAGCGGACAGCCTGTCGGACAAGGCGCGCTTCATCATGGAGAAGTGCAACGGCACGCTGGTGGTGGAGAACAAGAAGCGCAAGGCGCTGATCGACGAGCTGATCAAGCGCGGCTACCGGGCCGACCCGATCCAGGAGTGGAAGCGCCGGGTGCAGACcaacgacgaggaggaggaggaccaGCAGGGCGAgggcgaggaggaggaagagcagGAGGACGTGAAGCCGGGCAAATCGACGGCCGGCAAGGGCAAGGGCGCCGGCAGCTCGTCGGTCGATCCGGAGAAAGCGTTCCAGCGGCTGACCGATGTGAAGAAGTTCAACTACCTGCTGGGTATGTCGATGTGGATGCTGACGGAGGAGCGCAAGAATGAGATACTGAAGCAGCGGGACCAGAAGCTGGCCGAGCTGAAGTCGCTGGAAGCGAAGACGGTGCAGGGCCTGTGGATGGACGATCTCGATGCGCTGTCGCGCAAGCTGGACGaggtggaggagaaggagcggCTCGATGCGATCAGCACGGAGAAGAAGCTGAAGGCGGGCATGATGAAGGCGAGCGCCGGCGGTGGTCGTGCGAAGGCCGTTTCGCGCAAGACGGCCATCGACGACACGAAGCCGAGCGTCGATGCCGAGCCGGTACAGTTCCGGATGTCGGAGGAGATGATCAAGCGGCTGGAGCGGGCCGTCGCCGGCAAGgtgaagaaggagaagaaggaacCGGGCGAGAATGGGGAGGAGGGTGGCGGCGAGATGGATGAGTTCGATGCGCTGGTGGAGGGTGGTACGGCGGGCGACAAGCCGAAGCCGAAACCGCGCGTCAAGAAGGAGCCGAAGGATCCGAAAGCGCCGAAAGCACCGCGAGCGCCGAGGGTGAAGAAGGAGAAGGGTTCGCCGGCCGAGAAGGGCAAGCGTGGACGG aagaagaaggccACATCGTCCGACGAGGAGGATGCCTTCAACTCGGACCTGAGCGGGGATGATTTCGCTTCGCCGGTGAACGTCCCAACACGGGAGAAGACGGGGCGCCGTGCAGCTGCTGCCAAG AAGGTGAACTATTCCGCAATGGACATGGGCGACGATGGCGAGGATGACGATTTCAACCGTTCCGATGACGAAATGTTCGACAACAATCCGGAGGGTGGCCGCAAGCCGGGCGCCGCCGATGACAGCGATGTGGAGGTGCAGGATGCGCCCGGTGCCTCCGTGATCGAtctcgacgacgacgacgactcgTCGCCGGTGAAGAAGAAGCCGGGCCCGGTGAAAAAGCGTGCCCTTGGTCCGAAGGCGACGGAAACGACGGCGGGTACCAAGCGAGGCCGCAAGCCAGCGGGAAGCAGTAGCGAAACGGACAAACCAGTAaag AAAGCAAAGAAGAAGGTCATCGACTCTGAGGAGGAAGATTCGCCGTCGatggatgacgatgatgattcgGACTTCTAA
- the LOC120955475 gene encoding DNA topoisomerase 2 isoform X2, which yields MTDIRAMFANQQNGSAAAAAAATASPKIGGKSIEKIYQKKSQLEHILLRPDTYIGSVEMVKEPMWIFDKEANKMVQRDITYVPGLYKIFDEILVNAADNKQRDPKMSTIKVEINQETNTISVWNDGHGIPVVMHKEEKMYVPTMIFGHLLTSSNYNDEEEKVTGGRNGYGAKLCNIFSTKFTVETASKQYKKCFKQTWGDNMSKTTEPKIKEDFFGNDYTKITFSPDLSKFKMEKLDDDIVGLLSRRAYDVAASTRGVSVYLNGTRVPVKNFKDYIDLFLRDTTDDVGAPVKMCYESVNERWEVAVAISERGFQQVSFVNSIATTKGGRHVDYVSDMIVKQLIEVLKKKNKGGVTIKPFQVKNHMWVFINCLIVNPTFDSQTKENMTLQSKSFGSKCALSEKFITAVSKSGIVESVLQWAKFKAQTDLAKTSGSKKSKIKGIPKLEDANDAGSRNSLNCTLILTEGDSAKTLAVSGLGVVGRDTYGVFPLRGKLLNVREATHKQILENAEINNLIKILGLQYKKKYLTMDDLKTLRYGKVMIMTDQDQDGSHIKGLLINFIHTNWPELLRLPFLEEFITPIVKATKKNGEELSFFSLPEFEEWKAETANSHTYNIKYYKGLGTSTSKEAKEYFQNMERHRILFRYEDTGDDDAIMLAFSKKAIEQRKDWLTAHMEECRHRKSVGLQERYLYTKTTKEISYKDFVNLELVLFSNSDNVRSIPCMLDGLKPGQRKVLYTCFKRDDKREVKVAQLAGSVAEKSAYHHGEMSLCSTIINLAQNYVGSNNINLLYPGGQFGTRLTGGKDSASPRYIFTMLSALTRHIFHPLDDPLLEYQYEDNQRIEPVWYLPIIPMLLINGADGIGTGWATKIPNHNPRDVIANIRRMLNGDEPKMLTPWYKNFRGVIESVGHQKYLTAGTVGLLDGKKIEISELPIGTWTQTYKENVLEPLLHGSDKAKAVIADYKEYNTDTTVRFVISFLPGEYEKLYAEEGGFHRLFKLTSSISTASMNAFDDKNYLKRYAHANEIFMEFYTVRLDFYGKRRAYLLGMLQAEADSLSDKARFIMEKCNGTLVVENKKRKALIDELIKRGYRADPIQEWKRRVQTNDEEEEDQQGEGEEEEEQEDVKPGKSTAGKGKGAGSSSVDPEKAFQRLTDVKKFNYLLGMSMWMLTEERKNEILKQRDQKLAELKSLEAKTVQGLWMDDLDALSRKLDEVEEKERLDAISTEKKLKAGMMKASAGGGRAKAVSRKTAIDDTKPSVDAEPVQFRMSEEMIKRLERAVAGKVKKEKKEPGENGEEGGGEMDEFDALVEGGTAGDKPKPKPRVKKEPKDPKAPKAPRAPRVKKEKGSPAEKGKRGRKKKATSSDEEDAFNSDLSGDDFASPVNVPTREKTGRRAAAAKKVNYSAMDMGDDGEDDDFNRSDDEMFDNNPEGGRKPGAADDSDVEVQDAPGASVIDLDDDDDSSPVKKKPGPVKKRALGPKATETTAGTKRGRKPAGSSSETDKPVKKAKALWQRRRRL from the exons ATGACCGACATCCGG GCAATGTTTGCCAACCAGCAAAATGGCTCGGCAGCTGCCGCCGCGGCCGCCACAGCGAGCCCGAAGATTGGCGGTAAATCGATCGAAAAGATTTACCAGAAGAAATCGCAGCTAGAGCACATCCTGCTCCGACCGGACACATACATCGGGTCGGTTGAGATGGTAAAGGAACCGATGTGGATATTCGACAAGGAGGCGAACAAGATGGTGCAGCGCGACATCACGTACGTCCCGGGGCTGTACAAGATCTTCGACGAGATACTGGTGAACGCGGCGGACAACAAGCAGCGCGACCCGAAGATGAGCACGATCAAGGTGGAGATCAACCAGGAAACGAACACGATCTCGGTGTGGAACGACGGCCACGGCATACCGGTGGTGATGCACAAGGAGGAAAAGATGTACGTGCCGACGATGATCTTCGGGCATCTGCTCACCTCATCGAACTACAACGACGAGGAGGAGAAGGTGACGGGCGGCCGCAACGGGTACGGTGCGAAGCTGTGCAACATCTTCAGCACCAAGTTTACGGTCGAGACGGCGTCGAAGCAGTACAAGAAGTGCTTCAAGCAGACCTGGGGCGACAACATGTCCAAGACGACGGAGCCGAAGATCAAGGAGGACTTTTTCGGCAACGACTACACCAAGATCACCTTCTCGCCCGATCTGAGCAAGTTCAAGATGGAGAAGCTGGACGACGACATCGTCGGGCTGCTGTCGCGCCGTGCGTACGATGTGGCCGCGTCGACCCGGGGCGTCAGCGTCTACCTGAACGGGACGCGCGTGCCGGTGAAGAACTTCAAGGACTACATCGATCTGTTCCTGCGCGACACGACCGACGACGTGGGCGCACCGGTGAAGATGTGCTACGAGTCGGTGAACGAGCGCTGGGAGGTGGCGGTGGCCATCTCCGAGCGGGGCTTCCAGCAGGTCTCGTTCGTGAACTCGATCGCGACGACCAAGGGCGGCCGGCACGTCGACTACGTGTCCGACATGATCGTGAAGCAGCTGATCGAGgtgctgaagaagaagaacaagggCGGCGTCACGATCAAACCGTTCCAGGTGAAGAACCACATGTGGGTGTTCATCAACTGTCTGATCGTGAACCCGACGTTCGACTCGCAGACGAAGGAAAACATGACGCTGCAGTCGAAGAGCTTCGGCTCGAAGTGCGCACTGTCGGAGAAGTTCATCACGGCCGTGTCGAAGAGCGGCATCGTCGAGTCGGTGCTgcagtgggccaagtttaagGCGCAAACCGACCTGGCCAAAACGTCCGGCTCGAAAAAGTCGAAGATCAAGGGCATCCCGAAGCTGGAGGACGCGAACGATGCCGGCTCGCGCAACTCGCTCAACTGCACGCTCATCCTCACCGAGGGAGACTCGGCCAAAACGCTCGCCGTGTCCGGGCTGGGGGTGGTCGGGCGCGACACGTACGGCGTGTTTCCGCTGCGCGGTAAGCTGCTGAACGTGCGCGAGGCAACGCACAAGCAGATCCTGGAGAATGCGGAAATTAACAATCTGATCAAGATCCTCGGCCTGCAGTACAAGAAGAAGTACCTCACGATGGACGATCTGAAGACGCTCCGGTACGGCAAGGTGATGATCATGACCGATCAGGATCAGGACGGGTCGCACATCAAGGGGCTGCTGATTAACTTCATCCACACGAACTGGCCGgagctgctgcggctgccgTTCCTGGAGGAGTTCATTACGCCGATCGTGAAGGCGACGAAGAAGAATGGCGAGGAGCTGTCGTTCTTCTCGCTGCCCGAGTTCGAGGAGTGGAAGGCGGAAACGGCCAACTCGCACACGTACAACATCAAGTACTACAAGGGTTTGGGTACGTCCACGTCGAAGGAGGCGAAGGAGTACTTCCAGAACATGGAGCGGCACCGGATCCTGTTCCGGTACGAGGACACCGGGGACGACGATGCGATCATGCTCGCCTTCTCGAAGAAGGCGATCGAGCAGCGCAAGGACTGGCTGACGGCGCACATGGAGGAGTGCCGGCACCGGAAGTCGGTCGGGCTGCAGGAGCGCTACCTGTACACGAAGACGACCAAGGAGATCAGCTACAAGGACTTTGTCAACCTGGAGCTGGTACTGTTCTCCAACTCGGACAACGTGCGCTCCATTCCGTGCATGCTGGACGGGTTGAAGCCGGGCCAGCGCAAGGTGCTGTACACGTGCTTCAAGCGTGACGACAAGCGCGAGGTGAAGGTGGCCCAGCTGGCCGGTTCGGTGGCGGAAAAGTCCGCCTACCATCACGGCGAGATGTCGCTCTGCTCGACGATCATCAACCTGGCGCAGAACTACGtcggcagcaacaacatcaatcTGCTGTACCCGGGCGGTCAGTTCGGTACGCGGCTGACGGGTGGCAAGGACAGCGCCAGCCCCAGGTACATCTTCACGATGCTGTCCGCGCTGACGCGGCACATCTTCCATCCGCTCGACGATCCGCTGCTCGAGTACCAGTACGAGGATAATCAGCGCATCGAGCCGGTTTGGTATCTGCCGATCATTCCGATGCTGCTGATCAACGGGGCGGACGGTATCGGCACTGGGTGGGCTACGAAAATCCCCAACCACAATCCGCGCGACGTGATTGCCAACATTCGCCGCATGCTGAACGGCGACGAGCCGAAGATGCTGACGCCATGGTACAAAAACTTCCGCGGTGTGATCGAATCGGTCGGACATCAGAAGTACCTCACCGCGGGCACTGTGGGGCTGCTGGATGGGAAGAAGATTGAAATTTCCGAACTGCCGATCGGCACGTGGACGCAAACGTACAAGGAGAACGTGCTGGAGCCGCTGCTGCACGGGTCGGACAAGGCGAAGGCGGTCATTGCCGACTACAAGGAGTACAACACGGACACGACCGTGCGGTTCGTCATCTCCTTCCTGCCCGGCGAGTACGAGAAGCTGTACGCGGAGGAGGGCGGCTTCCACCGGCTGTTCAAGCTGACCAGCTCGATCTCGACCGCGTCGATGAACGCGTTCGACGACAAGAACTACCTGAAGCGGTACGCGCACGCGAACGAAATCTTCATGGAGTTCTACACGGTGCGGCTCGACTTTTACGGCAAGCGGCGGGCGTACCTGCTCGGCATGCTGCAGGCGGAAGCGGACAGCCTGTCGGACAAGGCGCGCTTCATCATGGAGAAGTGCAACGGCACGCTGGTGGTGGAGAACAAGAAGCGCAAGGCGCTGATCGACGAGCTGATCAAGCGCGGCTACCGGGCCGACCCGATCCAGGAGTGGAAGCGCCGGGTGCAGACcaacgacgaggaggaggaggaccaGCAGGGCGAgggcgaggaggaggaagagcagGAGGACGTGAAGCCGGGCAAATCGACGGCCGGCAAGGGCAAGGGCGCCGGCAGCTCGTCGGTCGATCCGGAGAAAGCGTTCCAGCGGCTGACCGATGTGAAGAAGTTCAACTACCTGCTGGGTATGTCGATGTGGATGCTGACGGAGGAGCGCAAGAATGAGATACTGAAGCAGCGGGACCAGAAGCTGGCCGAGCTGAAGTCGCTGGAAGCGAAGACGGTGCAGGGCCTGTGGATGGACGATCTCGATGCGCTGTCGCGCAAGCTGGACGaggtggaggagaaggagcggCTCGATGCGATCAGCACGGAGAAGAAGCTGAAGGCGGGCATGATGAAGGCGAGCGCCGGCGGTGGTCGTGCGAAGGCCGTTTCGCGCAAGACGGCCATCGACGACACGAAGCCGAGCGTCGATGCCGAGCCGGTACAGTTCCGGATGTCGGAGGAGATGATCAAGCGGCTGGAGCGGGCCGTCGCCGGCAAGgtgaagaaggagaagaaggaacCGGGCGAGAATGGGGAGGAGGGTGGCGGCGAGATGGATGAGTTCGATGCGCTGGTGGAGGGTGGTACGGCGGGCGACAAGCCGAAGCCGAAACCGCGCGTCAAGAAGGAGCCGAAGGATCCGAAAGCGCCGAAAGCACCGCGAGCGCCGAGGGTGAAGAAGGAGAAGGGTTCGCCGGCCGAGAAGGGCAAGCGTGGACGG aagaagaaggccACATCGTCCGACGAGGAGGATGCCTTCAACTCGGACCTGAGCGGGGATGATTTCGCTTCGCCGGTGAACGTCCCAACACGGGAGAAGACGGGGCGCCGTGCAGCTGCTGCCAAG AAGGTGAACTATTCCGCAATGGACATGGGCGACGATGGCGAGGATGACGATTTCAACCGTTCCGATGACGAAATGTTCGACAACAATCCGGAGGGTGGCCGCAAGCCGGGCGCCGCCGATGACAGCGATGTGGAGGTGCAGGATGCGCCCGGTGCCTCCGTGATCGAtctcgacgacgacgacgactcgTCGCCGGTGAAGAAGAAGCCGGGCCCGGTGAAAAAGCGTGCCCTTGGTCCGAAGGCGACGGAAACGACGGCGGGTACCAAGCGAGGCCGCAAGCCAGCGGGAAGCAGTAGCGAAACGGACAAACCAGTAaag
- the LOC120957395 gene encoding MAPK regulated corepressor interacting protein 2 has translation MDRNMVRQGGMSMSPGVMRRPGGMGGRDMHPQNHAPSYQPQQNLVSATAGAMLNNGGSSNGPPPPSSVAPPSAMHPVMHPMQQNQQQQQQQHSQQVHQQQQPQQPPQQTAQIQHSQHDELIRYINEAWNSITTDKSQKAPVFYKSGTEPRLSGFTPFDLERWWGQRMVHHINIGSHGHQ, from the exons ATGGATCGAAATATGGT ACGGCAGGGAGGCATGTCGATGTCACCGGGCGTGATGCGAAGACCGGGCGGCATGGGCGGCCGGGATATGCATCCACAGAATCACGCCCCGTCCTACCAACCACAGCAAAACCTGGTATCGGCCACGGCCGGTGCCATGCTGAACAATGGGGGCAGCAGTAATGGGCCACCGCCGCCGTCGTCGGTGGCGCCTCCTTCGGCGATGCATCCGGTAATGCACCCGATGCAGcagaaccagcagcagcagcagcagcagcactcaCAGCAagtgcaccagcagcagcagccacagcagccgccgcagcaAACCGCACAGATTCAACATTCGCAGCATGACGAGCTCATTCGATACATAAACGAAGCATGGAATAGT ATAACTACCGACAAGAGCCAAAAGGCGCCAGTATTCTACAAGAGTGGCACGGAGCCGCGATTGTCCGGATTCACACCATTCGATCTGGAGCGCTGGTGGGGCCAGCGGATGGTACATCACATCAACATTGGCTCACACGGACACCAGTGA